Proteins from a single region of Antechinus flavipes isolate AdamAnt ecotype Samford, QLD, Australia chromosome 2, AdamAnt_v2, whole genome shotgun sequence:
- the LOC127550023 gene encoding protocadherin beta-2-like encodes MEQERRILPQQRQVLFFLVLLGVSGAASELEFSVVEEMERGSFVANVAKALGLEVGVLSNRGARAVFKGYKEYLQLNPKTGDLFLREKLDREELCGPTEPCVLPFQILLENPFQVVRAELKIQDVNDHSPVFLDIETILKIPENTSPGTVFLLENAQDLDVGNNSLQNYTVSPNSHFHIQIREDSEGRKYPELVLDKPLDREEQPEFRLTLTAVDGGTPTRSGSTQILVLVMDINDNAPVFSHSRYEVQLPENSPTGSLVATVSAKDLDSGNNAEISYSLFRASERIRKTFQLNEKSGELRLKEKLDFESIHSYTINIQATDGGGLSGKCTIVVQVKDLNDNAPELIMSSFTNSIPENSPEITVAVFSVSDVDSGENGRIVCSIQDDLPFALKPSFENFYTLVTDGALDRENKEEYNITITVTDLGSPRLKTEYNFTVLISDLNDNPPVFSQRVYKLYLQENNSPALHIGSVSASDRDSGVNAKVTYSLLPPETGELPLFSYISINSDNGHLYALRSLDYEAIQTFQFTVRAADGGSPSLSSQVLVQIVVQDENDNSPFVLYPLQNGTAPCNDLVPRTAEPGYLVTKVVAVDRDWGQNSWLSYQLVKSTDPGLFTLWAHNGEIRTTRPISDKDAIKQRLVVLVKDNGQPALSTMATLNVLLVDGFSELYVKIQDSNKEQIQNDSLTLYLVISLASVSFLFLVSIIMFITIRLWKRKTNKGNSHFLSSAPFQSHLVDVSGTGTLSQSYKYEVSLTNDLGTSEFKFLKPIIPSFPLQKSGNDAENNPAS; translated from the coding sequence ATGGAGCAGGAAAGGAGGATTCTTCCGCAGCAAAGgcaagttctttttttccttgttctgctgGGTGTGTCTGGGGCGGCCTCAGAACTGGAGTTTTCGGTGGtggaggagatggagagaggcTCTTTTGTGGCCAATGTGGCAAAGGCTCTGGGACTGGAGGTAGGAGTGTTGTCAAATCGGGGGGCCAGAGCTGTTTTCAAAGGGTACAAAGAGTATTTGCAGCTGAATCCTAAAACAGGGGATCTGTTCCTGAGAGAAAAATTGGATCGGGAGGAGCTGTGCGGTCCGACTGAGCCCTGTGTGCTACCTTttcagatcttactggaaaaccCTTTTCAGGTCGTTCGCGCTGAGCTTAAGATACAAGACGTTAATGACCATTCGCCAGTATTCCTAGACATTGAGACAATCCTAAAAATCCCCGAGAATACCTCCCCCGGGACTGTGTTTCTATTAGAAAATGCGCAGGATTTAGACGTAGGGAACAACAGTCTCCAGAACTACACGGTCAGCCCAAACTCTCATTTCCACATTCAAATTCGAGAGGACTCAGAAGGCCGGAAATACCCAGAGCTAGTACTGGATAAACCCCTGGATCGGGAGGAGCAGCCCGAGTTTAGATTAACTCTCACTGCAGTGGATGGGGGAACCCCAACCAGGTCTGGGAGTACCCAAATCCTAGTGTTGGTAATGGACATCAATGACAATGCCCCTGTGTTCTCTCATTCCCGGTATGAAGTTCAACTTCCTGAGAACAGCCCTACGGGTTCCCTAGTTGCTACAGTCTCAGCTAAAGATTTAGATTCGGGAAATAATGCAGAGATTTCCTATTCGTTATTTCGTGCATCTGAACGTATTCGTAAAACCTTCCAATTAAATGAAAAATCCGGAGAACTTCGTCTAAAAGAGAAACTGGATTTTGAGTCAATTCATTCTTACACAATAAATATTCAGGCCACAGATGGTGGAGGCCTTTCTGGAAAATGCACTATAGTTGTTCAAGTGAAGGATTTAAATGACAACGCTCCGGAGCTGATTATGTCCTCATTTACCAACTCCATCCCAGAGAACTCGCCTGAGATAACTGTTGCCGTTTTCAGCGTATCAGATGTAGACTctggggaaaatggaagaatAGTTTGCTCCATCCAAGATGAtcttccctttgccctaaaaccttcttttgaaaatttctatACGTTGGTAACAGATGGAGCACTGGACAGAGAGAACAAGGAAGAATATAATATCACTATTACGGTCACAGACTTGGGGTCTCCTAGGCTCAAAACCGAGTACAATTTCACAGTATTGATTTCTGATCTCAATGATAACCCTCCAGTGTTTtctcagagagtctacaaattgtACCTGCAGGAGAACAACAGTCCTGCCCTCCACATTGGAAGTGTCAGTGCCAGTGACAGGGACTCAGGAGTCAATGCCAAAGTCACCTACTCTCTCCTGCCTCCAGAGACTGGAGAACTGCCCCTCTTTTCCTACATCTCCATCAACTCAGACAATGGTCATCTCTATGCTCTGAGATCCCTCGATTATGAAGCTATCCAAACTTTCCAGTTCACTGTGAGGGCAGCTGATGGTGGTTCTCCATCACTGAGCAGCCAGGTTCTGGTTCAGATTGTGGTCCAGGATGAGAATGATAATTCTCCCTTTGTTCTGTACCCCCTGCAGAATGGCACAGCTCCCTGCAATGATCTAGTGCCCAGAACTGCAGAGCCAGGTTACCTGGTTACCAAAGTAGTAGCTGTGGATAGGGACTGGGGACAGAATTCCTGGCTTTCCTACCAGCTGGTCAAGTCCACAGACCCAGGTCTCTTCACTTTGTGGGCCCACAATGGAGAAATTCGCACAACTAGACCCATCAGTGACAAAGATGCTATCAAGCAGAGGCTTGTGGTGCTGGTGAAAGACAATGGGCAGCCAGCTCTCTCCACAATGGCTACACTAAATGTGCTCCTGGTGGATGGCTTCTCAGAACTATATGTGAAGATCCAAGACTCGAATAAGGAGCAGATCCAAAATGACTCCCTCACTCTTTACTTGGTCATTTCTCTGGCTTCAgtgtcttttctatttcttgtctcTATCATTATGTTTATCACCATAAGACTGTGGAAAAGAAAGACTAATAAAGGAAATAGTCACTTTCTATCCAGTGCtcccttccagagccatttggTGGATGTCAGTGGCACTGGGACCTTGTCTCAGAGTTACAAATATGAAGTGTCTCTGACTAATGATTTAGGGACAAGTGAGTTCAAGTTCTTAAAGCCAATTATTCCCAGTTTTCCTCTTCAAAAATCTGGGAATGATGCAGAGAACAATCCAGCATCTTAG